From Theileria annulata chromosome 1, complete sequence, *** SEQUENCING IN PROGRESS ***, one genomic window encodes:
- a CDS encoding uncharacterized protein (Tap349e08.q2ks7.cand.116 - score = 129.56): MNYYNNCNGTTLIKRIHFSTLSPSKIIQDAHQSCFKDIEKSIKEDSFSAYANELKNCILSKQEAASALKICLDLNFFEPNLFRDLIKLLEDEYFKPVLLEDSNDKHELYNITKSNPSNTFNFINSLSVKDKSMIIIWTCKVNSNVKKFKRNFTVKRSEKIDPEKKELYITKRTGMVLDPIPIRAKMSFIPPGKKLSNMLSMQLRDHVPNADLMELCYISHIFSTPLPLSGQLNEDTIELIAENFCKFDYLELSKSMFSLSSFCRYAKNRFLEVSSFMDPNINRRPTRGKVLEKIDYRKLSNKFVRKMLESVENYINSTDLEDDYIGYLMVNSDITVHLHILNNLANSDIPISINVWENLVIKLEKLMDYVKNFDVKEIGLYCDSVLSVKYTTENTIEVSRKMFKNFTVACEYNKEDYYLISQILKYILKNRLIGDSSDLLSDSSELIRCICTLTLNNMERIEPSVRVPLVKYLYTFSSLLNDNEKEELM; the protein is encoded by the exons atgaattattataacAATTGTAATGGGACtacattaataaaaagaatCCACTTTTCGACATTATCGCCTTCTAAGATTATTCAGGATGCACATCAGTCCTGTTTCAAGGATATTGAAAAGTCAATAAAAGAAGATTCATTTTCAGCCTATGCAAATGAActaaaaaattgtataCTCTCGAAACAG GAAGCGGCTTCTGCGCTCAAAATATGTTTagatttgaattttttcGAGCCAAATCTCTTTAGAGATTTGATAAAACTGCTAGAAGATGAGTATTTTAAGCCTGTATTACTAGAAGATTCAAATGATAAGCATGAACTGTACAATATTACTAAATCAAATCCTTCaaacacatttaatttcataaattcattatccGTAAAGGATAAATCAATGATTATCATA TGGACATGTAAGGTCAATTCAAATGTTAAAAAGTTTAAACGTAATTTTACAGTTAAAAGATCTGAAAAAATCGACCCAGAAAAGaaagaattatatataactaagaGGACAGGAATGGTATTAGACCCTATTCCAATAAGAGCAAAAATGTCTTTTATTCCACCAGGAAAAAAGCTTTCAAATATGCTATCGATGCAACTTAGAGATCATGTTCCTAACGCTGATTTGATGGAGTTGTGTTACATTTCACATATATTTTCAACACCTTTACCCCTCTCAGGCCAGTTAAATGAGGATACAATTGAGCTTATAGCtgaaaatttttgtaaatttgattatttgGAGCTTTCTAAGAGCATGTTTTCACTTTCCTCGTTCTGTAGGTATGCCAAAAATAGGTTTTTGGAGGTTTCCTCTTTTATGGACCCAAATATAAATAGAAGACCAACTAGAGGAAAGGTACTTGAGAAAATAGATTATAGGAAATTATCCAATAAGTTTGTAAGGAAAATGTTAGAGTCGGTTGAGAACTATATAAACTCGACGGATTTGGAGGATGATTACATTGGATATTTGATGGTTAATTCAGATATTACTGttcatttacacattttaaataatctaGCCAATTCTGACATTCCAATATCAATAAATGTCTGGGAGAATTTGGTAATTAAGTTGGAGAAATTGATGGattatgtaaaaaatttcGATGTTAAGGAGATCGGTCTTTACTGCGACTCAGTTTTAAGCGTAAAGTACACAACGGAAAACACAATAGAAGTTTCGAGAAAGATGTTCAAAAACTTCACAGTCGCCTGTGAATATAACAAAGAAGACTATTACCTAATTTCACAAATACTAAAATATATCCTGAAGAATCGTCTGATAGGTGATTCCTCTGACTTATTAAGTGATTCAAGTGAGTTGATAAGGTGTATTTGCACATTGACCCTGAATAATATGGAAAGAATAGAACCATCAGTAAG AGTTCCTTTGGTAAAGTAtctttacacattttcaaGTCTTCTTAACGATAATGAAAAGGAAGAATTAATGTaa